One genomic window of Actinoplanes lobatus includes the following:
- a CDS encoding extracellular solute-binding protein — translation MKERIPFAGAAVLSLVLAATGCGGGDATSAGGDPTARGAIDVWFSNNAQEVAWGRQVVEKWNATHPDEKVTAQQIPASQTSEAVISASIIAGNTPCLIYNTSPAAVPNFQAQGGLVPLDDFADGTSYVTARSGELGAQYRSPDGKIYQLPWKSNPVMLFYNKTAFAKAGLSTTAPPLATYTDFLATSQKLVSSGAARYAIFPSPSSQFFQSWFDFYPMYVAESGQQLVVDTKATFDSDAGRAVAGLWRQLYAQNLAGKEAYTGDAFADGTAAMASVGPWAVTAYQDKVDWGVTGVPTRAGSAENQSTFSDAKNVALYTACTNRGTAWDFLKFSTSSEQDGELLAMTGQMPLRQDLVREYPAYFAANPQYRVFAVKAAHVVDVPNTPASVEVWQTFRDSWSNSVIFGKEDPDKALAVAAAKINDLVIR, via the coding sequence ATGAAGGAGCGGATTCCATTCGCGGGGGCAGCCGTCCTGTCCCTGGTCCTGGCCGCCACCGGTTGCGGCGGCGGCGACGCTACGTCGGCCGGCGGCGACCCGACCGCCCGCGGCGCCATCGACGTGTGGTTCTCGAACAACGCGCAAGAGGTCGCCTGGGGCAGGCAGGTGGTGGAGAAGTGGAATGCCACCCATCCGGACGAGAAGGTGACGGCCCAGCAGATCCCGGCCAGCCAGACGTCCGAAGCGGTCATCTCGGCCAGCATCATCGCCGGGAACACCCCATGCCTGATCTACAACACGTCGCCTGCCGCCGTCCCGAACTTCCAGGCGCAGGGTGGTCTGGTGCCGCTCGACGACTTCGCCGACGGCACGAGCTACGTGACCGCACGCTCGGGCGAGCTCGGCGCCCAGTACCGATCGCCGGACGGCAAGATCTACCAACTGCCGTGGAAATCGAACCCGGTGATGCTGTTCTACAACAAGACGGCGTTCGCCAAGGCAGGCCTCAGCACCACCGCCCCGCCGCTGGCCACGTACACCGATTTCCTGGCCACCTCGCAGAAGCTGGTGTCCAGCGGCGCGGCCAGGTACGCCATCTTCCCGTCGCCGTCGAGCCAGTTCTTCCAGTCGTGGTTCGACTTCTACCCGATGTACGTGGCGGAAAGCGGCCAACAGCTCGTCGTCGACACCAAGGCCACGTTCGACTCCGATGCGGGCCGGGCGGTCGCCGGCCTCTGGCGGCAGTTGTACGCCCAGAACCTGGCGGGCAAGGAGGCGTACACCGGTGACGCGTTCGCCGACGGCACCGCCGCCATGGCCAGTGTCGGCCCCTGGGCCGTCACCGCGTACCAGGACAAGGTCGACTGGGGTGTCACCGGAGTGCCGACGCGTGCCGGCTCGGCGGAGAACCAGTCCACGTTCAGCGACGCGAAGAACGTCGCCCTGTACACGGCCTGCACCAACCGCGGTACGGCCTGGGACTTCCTGAAGTTCTCCACCAGCTCCGAGCAGGACGGCGAGCTGCTCGCGATGACCGGGCAGATGCCGCTGCGCCAGGACCTGGTGCGCGAGTATCCGGCGTATTTCGCGGCGAATCCGCAGTACAGGGTGTTCGCGGTCAAGGCGGCCCACGTGGTCGACGTGCCGAACACACCGGCTTCCGTCGAGGTGTGGCAGACCTTCCGGGACTCCTGGTCGAACTCGGTGATCTTCGGCAAGGAGGATCCGGACAAGGCACTGGCGGTCGCGGCCGCGAAGATCAACGACCTGGTGATCCGATGA
- a CDS encoding carbohydrate ABC transporter permease, with amino-acid sequence MTSVAPDAKPATTQPIGLLLSAPYAVYVAAVFAYPLGMAVWISFHDYIFTAPGVSVSRPFVGFDNYTTALADPAVRQSFVNILIFLVINVPLTVVLSLLLAAALNAAIPFRTFFRVSFYVPYVTASVAVVGVWLFLFSSDGLVNQVLGDLAPDPSWLINERWAMPSIALFVTWKQLGFFILLYLAALQNVPRELYESAAVDGASRWRSFRAVTIPGVRPATTLVTLLAIITGANLFTEPYLLTNGGGPSGRSASPVLLMYQRGIEQQHPDVAAAIGVLLVAGVLLLAGLQRLVERRQG; translated from the coding sequence ATGACCTCCGTCGCGCCTGACGCGAAACCGGCCACCACGCAGCCGATCGGGCTTCTGCTGAGCGCCCCGTACGCGGTGTACGTCGCCGCCGTCTTCGCGTACCCGCTGGGTATGGCCGTGTGGATCTCCTTCCACGACTACATCTTCACCGCGCCCGGGGTGAGCGTCTCCCGGCCCTTCGTCGGCTTCGACAACTACACCACCGCGCTGGCCGACCCCGCCGTACGCCAGTCGTTCGTCAACATCCTGATCTTCCTCGTCATCAACGTGCCGCTGACCGTGGTGCTGTCGCTGCTGCTGGCCGCCGCCCTCAACGCGGCGATCCCGTTCCGTACGTTCTTCCGGGTCAGCTTCTACGTCCCGTACGTGACCGCGAGCGTGGCCGTGGTCGGCGTGTGGCTGTTCCTGTTCAGCTCCGACGGGCTGGTCAACCAGGTGCTCGGTGACCTGGCTCCGGACCCGTCGTGGCTGATCAACGAGAGGTGGGCGATGCCGTCGATCGCCCTCTTCGTGACCTGGAAGCAGCTCGGCTTCTTCATCCTGCTGTACCTGGCCGCGTTGCAGAACGTGCCGAGGGAGCTCTACGAGTCGGCGGCGGTCGACGGCGCGAGCCGCTGGCGCAGCTTCCGGGCGGTCACGATTCCGGGCGTACGGCCGGCGACGACCCTGGTCACCCTGCTGGCGATCATCACCGGCGCGAACCTGTTCACCGAGCCGTACCTGCTGACCAACGGCGGTGGCCCGAGCGGCAGGTCCGCGTCGCCGGTTCTGCTGATGTATCAGCGCGGCATCGAGCAGCAGCATCCCGACGTCGCGGCGGCGATCGGCGTACTCCTGGTCGCCGGCGTCCTGCTCCTCGCCGGGCTTCAGCGGCTGGTGGAACGGAGGCAGGGGTGA